From a single Methanobacterium bryantii genomic region:
- a CDS encoding class I SAM-dependent methyltransferase produces the protein MAKFEPFEKHAQKYDEWFNKNKHFYESELQAIKELLPKSKNGIEIGVGSGRFAAPLGIKLGVDPSRKMGEIAQMRGIKFVEGIAESLPFEDSQFDFVLMVTTICFLDDVEAAFNEVSRVLKSGGSLIIGFIDAESPMGKLYEKHRNESTFYKDATFYSVKEVISYMKKAQFKDFSFRQTLFKSGEELKDIEPVKKGFGEGSFVVVRGVK, from the coding sequence ATGGCTAAATTTGAACCATTTGAAAAACATGCCCAAAAATATGATGAATGGTTTAATAAAAACAAGCATTTTTATGAATCAGAACTTCAAGCAATAAAAGAATTACTACCTAAAAGTAAAAATGGTATCGAAATTGGTGTTGGAAGCGGTCGTTTTGCAGCCCCACTTGGTATTAAGTTAGGAGTTGACCCATCCAGGAAGATGGGAGAAATAGCTCAAATGAGAGGTATAAAATTTGTTGAAGGTATTGCTGAATCACTTCCCTTCGAAGATTCGCAGTTTGATTTTGTTTTAATGGTTACTACAATATGTTTTTTAGATGATGTTGAGGCAGCGTTTAACGAAGTTAGTAGGGTGCTGAAATCCGGTGGCTCTCTAATAATTGGTTTTATAGATGCTGAAAGTCCAATGGGAAAATTGTATGAAAAACATAGAAATGAAAGCACCTTTTACAAAGATGCAACATTCTACTCAGTAAAAGAAGTTATTTCATATATGAAAAAAGCTCAGTTCAAAGACTTTAGTTTTAGACAGACATTATTCAAATCTGGAGAAGAATTAAAAGATATTGAACCTGTAAAGAAAGGATTTGGAGAAGGTTCATTTGTAGTGGTTAGGGGAGTTAAATAA
- a CDS encoding DUF305 domain-containing protein — protein sequence MNKPVAILLVIIVVLVVSLTSIFAYFWIWSSTVGEEGYGGHGMMDMNREFIENMIPHHQDAVDMSNVALTRAKHPQIKQLAKNISISQSREIVEMRQWYKEWYGTDVPGDSHMMNVTDINRLKNAKDFDKEFIEQMVPHHQMAIIMAQMVLYHSNRPEIRGIAESIIKSQSKEIDEMRTWYKEWYGTDVPTYNS from the coding sequence ATGAACAAACCAGTAGCGATCTTATTGGTTATTATAGTGGTTCTTGTAGTTAGTTTAACGTCTATTTTTGCTTATTTTTGGATCTGGAGTTCTACAGTAGGCGAAGAAGGGTATGGGGGCCATGGTATGATGGACATGAATCGAGAATTCATAGAAAATATGATTCCCCATCACCAAGATGCAGTAGACATGTCTAATGTGGCGTTAACCAGAGCAAAGCACCCTCAAATTAAACAATTGGCGAAAAATATTAGTATTAGCCAAAGTAGAGAAATTGTAGAGATGCGCCAGTGGTATAAAGAGTGGTATGGTACTGATGTGCCAGGTGATTCACATATGATGAATGTTACAGACATAAACAGGCTTAAGAATGCAAAGGATTTTGATAAGGAATTTATTGAACAGATGGTTCCTCATCACCAAATGGCAATAATAATGGCTCAAATGGTTTTATACCATTCAAATAGGCCAGAAATACGTGGAATTGCTGAATCTATAATTAAAAGCCAGAGTAAAGAAATAGATGAAATGAGAACATGGTACAAAGAATGGTATGGAACCGATGTTCCAACATATAATTCATAA